The following are from one region of the Actinoplanes sp. L3-i22 genome:
- a CDS encoding nitrilase-related carbon-nitrogen hydrolase: MTTGVVRAALVQTTWTGDKESMIKAHEDYARDAAAQGAKVICFQELFYGPYFCQVQDAAFYEYAESVPGPTTERFQALAAELGMVMVLPMYEKEQEGVLYNTAAVVDADGTYLGKYRKNHIPQVKGFWEKFYFRPGNLGYPVFDTAVGRVGVYICYDRHFPEGWRALGLNGAQIVFNPSATSRGLSSYLWQLEQPASAVANEYFIGAINRVGVEELGENDFYGQTYFVDPEGKFVGEVGDTHNPELIVRDLDLSLLKTVRERWQFYRDRRPDSYNGLVQP, encoded by the coding sequence ATGACGACCGGAGTCGTCCGCGCCGCCCTCGTCCAGACCACTTGGACGGGCGACAAGGAATCGATGATCAAGGCGCACGAGGATTATGCCCGTGACGCCGCCGCCCAGGGTGCGAAGGTCATCTGCTTCCAGGAGCTGTTCTACGGGCCGTACTTCTGCCAGGTGCAGGACGCGGCCTTCTACGAGTACGCCGAGTCCGTCCCCGGCCCGACGACCGAGCGCTTCCAGGCACTCGCCGCCGAGCTGGGCATGGTGATGGTCCTGCCGATGTACGAGAAGGAGCAGGAGGGCGTCCTCTACAACACGGCCGCGGTCGTGGACGCCGACGGCACGTACCTCGGCAAGTACCGCAAGAACCACATTCCCCAGGTCAAGGGCTTCTGGGAGAAGTTCTACTTCCGCCCCGGCAACCTCGGCTACCCGGTCTTCGACACCGCGGTCGGCCGGGTCGGCGTGTACATCTGCTACGACCGGCACTTCCCGGAGGGCTGGCGGGCGCTGGGCCTGAACGGCGCGCAGATCGTCTTCAACCCGTCGGCGACCAGCCGCGGCCTGTCGTCGTACCTGTGGCAGCTGGAGCAGCCGGCCAGCGCGGTGGCGAACGAGTACTTCATCGGCGCGATCAACCGGGTCGGCGTCGAGGAGCTCGGCGAGAACGACTTCTACGGGCAGACGTACTTCGTCGACCCGGAGGGCAAGTTCGTGGGCGAGGTCGGTGACACCCACAACCCCGAGCTGATCGTCCGTGACCTGGACCTGAGCCTGCTCAAGACGGTCCGCGAGCGCTGGCAGTTCTACCGCGACCGCCGGCCGGACAGCTACAACGGGCTGGTGCAACCATGA